The proteins below are encoded in one region of Paraburkholderia phenazinium:
- a CDS encoding rhodanese-like domain-containing protein yields MSTLEQLYAQAEKRRLDNQLPYAGALSPAEAFELLQLDPRTRLVDVRTRAELDWVGRPVIGDGQYAHVEWTRYPGAVPNQEFLEQLGQVAANDTPVLLLCRSAARSKLAAIAATQAGFTKAFDLLEGFEGDKDGQGHRKTVSGWCFRGLPWIGA; encoded by the coding sequence ATGAGTACGCTCGAACAGTTGTATGCCCAGGCCGAAAAACGCCGCCTCGACAACCAGTTGCCCTACGCGGGCGCGCTGTCGCCCGCCGAGGCCTTCGAGCTTCTTCAACTCGATCCGCGCACCCGGCTCGTCGACGTGCGTACGCGCGCAGAACTGGACTGGGTCGGCCGGCCGGTGATCGGCGACGGCCAGTACGCACATGTCGAATGGACCCGTTATCCGGGCGCCGTGCCGAATCAGGAATTCCTCGAGCAACTGGGTCAGGTGGCCGCGAACGATACGCCGGTGTTGCTCCTGTGCCGTAGCGCCGCCCGTTCGAAGCTCGCTGCGATCGCCGCGACTCAGGCCGGTTTCACCAAGGCGTTCGATCTGCTGGAAGGCTTCGAAGGCGACAAGGACGGCCAGGGGCATCGGAAGACAGTCTCGGGATGGTGTTTTCGCGGCTTGCCGTGGATTGGCGCTTAA